ATAAAAATGTAATTGTCCATAATGTTCCTTATCTCAAAAAATTTAGAGGAATGAGTTATTTAATAAACGCCTACAAGATAGGAAAAGATGTCATTAAAAAGGAAGAAATTGATTTAATTCACTCTCACTATGCATTTCCACAGGGTTGTGTGGGAGGATTGTTAAGAAACAAATTTTCCATTCCACATATTTTAACGCTTCATGGTAGTGATGCATTAATATTAAAAAACACTACAATAGGAAAATATTTTTTTAAATATTCTGTAAAAAATTCAGATAAAATAATCTGTGTAAGTAATTATATAAAAAATCAACTAAATGATAAAATTAAAGATAAGGCAGTAGTTATTTACAATGGAATTAATAGAGAACATTTATATTATGAGAGCGATGATAACTTTGGTTTATTTGTTGGAGCATTTGTGCCACAAAAAGGTGTAGATATTTTAATAAAGGCTATTGAAGATATAGATTTTAATTTTAAACTTATAGGAGATGGCAAATTATATAAAAAGATAGAAAATTATATTGTAAATAATAAATTAACTCATATTCAACTATTAGGTAAAAAAAGTTTTAATGAAACTGCCTCATTTATGAGAAAATGTAGTTTTTTAATTGTTCCTTCAAGAAGTGAAGGTTTTGGTCTTGTAGCAGTTGAGGCAATGGCTTGCTCTAAACCAGTAATTGCCTCAGATGTTGGTGGTTTAAAAGAGGTAGTAATTGATGGATATAATGGATTGTTATTTAAAAAAGAGGATATTATAGATTTAAAAGAAAAAATTCAAAAATTGATAGATGATAAGGATTTAAGAAAAACATTAGGTAAGAATGGAGAAAAATTTTCAAAAAAATTCTCTTGGAAAAAATGTGCTAAGGATGTTAAAGAGTTGTATGAAAATTTAACTTAATTTATTTGCAAAGATCTTTTAATTCTTTTACTAAATTTCTATCAATTCTTCCATTATTTCTATCTCCTCCTTTACATACAGCACCTCTAACTCCAACAATATCAGTTCCAATACTTTTTAAAATTGGAATGTGCTCCTTTTTTATTGACCCTGCTAAGGCACATTTTAAACCATACTCGTGGCATTCATCAACAAATTCTTCTAATATTTCCTTAGTTTGGAAATCTAAAAGGGATTTTCCATCTTTTATTGCAGTATCTAACATCGCTACGTCACATCCAGAATCTCTCGCAATCTTTGGAATAATTAATGGTTCAACTGCTCCAACTCTATGAGCGTCAGCATAACCTGCGGCAACTACAATCTTACTGTCATTAATATCTTTTACAGCTTTAACAACATTTTTCATTAAATTAACTGCCT
The Methanocaldococcus sp. DNA segment above includes these coding regions:
- a CDS encoding glycosyltransferase family 4 protein; protein product: MKVLMPTIYYPHIGGITIHVENIVRQLKDVEFHILTYDKFEEKRYKNVIVHNVPYLKKFRGMSYLINAYKIGKDVIKKEEIDLIHSHYAFPQGCVGGLLRNKFSIPHILTLHGSDALILKNTTIGKYFFKYSVKNSDKIICVSNYIKNQLNDKIKDKAVVIYNGINREHLYYESDDNFGLFVGAFVPQKGVDILIKAIEDIDFNFKLIGDGKLYKKIENYIVNNKLTHIQLLGKKSFNETASFMRKCSFLIVPSRSEGFGLVAVEAMACSKPVIASDVGGLKEVVIDGYNGLLFKKEDIIDLKEKIQKLIDDKDLRKTLGKNGEKFSKKFSWKKCAKDVKELYENLT
- a CDS encoding (5-formylfuran-3-yl)methyl phosphate synthase codes for the protein MILLVSPIDVEEAKEAIAGGADIIDVKNPKEGSLGANFPWMIKAIREITPKDLLVSATLGDVPYKPGTISLAATGAAISGADYIKVGLYGVKNYYQAVNLMKNVVKAVKDINDSKIVVAAGYADAHRVGAVEPLIIPKIARDSGCDVAMLDTAIKDGKSLLDFQTKEILEEFVDECHEYGLKCALAGSIKKEHIPILKSIGTDIVGVRGAVCKGGDRNNGRIDRNLVKELKDLCK